A genomic stretch from Apis cerana isolate GH-2021 linkage group LG9, AcerK_1.0, whole genome shotgun sequence includes:
- the LOC107995873 gene encoding LOW QUALITY PROTEIN: uncharacterized protein LOC107995873 (The sequence of the model RefSeq protein was modified relative to this genomic sequence to represent the inferred CDS: inserted 2 bases in 1 codon), translated as MESWPACCSYHRNLNGDISIRTGRRGVVRGSVRHKCAGTTPSVTTIATQXTRDTAMRVAVILLACVAVLVSAQFNQDDNIPQKGGSSLRSTRFQRLPSARPAVPTALANQRIRRPITFRSRIEDSIGTGPGSFTPIKSLKPNLPTGPASLPPQIKPVNEEPDEGIRIHESPREHDNQDDDTNISDEPLDSQEESEENIPRTVANLASISKTANTVSTAQSGQYRPVSGTGSPTTRGSGFPTAPSAPVQYRPTSKPNKSRKPIDEPFKQQVKSSTKPVKSSQLYDTRGKKPVAQIIRRYRNDNSDGSITWGFENDDGSYKEEIIGIDCITRGKYGYIDPDGIRREYTYETGIKCDEEQREEEENGFVDYQENKLVLPDGKTIDLSSMGKKQARRPRSLQRN; from the exons ATGGAAAGTTGGCCTGCATGTTGCTCGTACCACAGGAATTTAAACGGGGATATAAGTATAAGAACAGGGAGACGGGGAGTCGTTCGCGGTAGTGTGAGGCATAAATGCGCCGGCACCACACCCAGCGTGACCACCATTGCGACACA CACACGGGACACTGCCATGCGCGTCGCGGTGATC tTGTTGGCATGCGTCGCTGTGCTTGTTTCAGCTCAATTTAACCAAGATGATAATATACCACAAAAAGGAGGGTCATCTTTACGATCAACTCGTTTTCAGAGATTGCCATCTGCTCGACCAGCAGTTCCAACTGCACTTGCGAATCAACGAATTCGTCGACCAATTACATTTAG atCTAGAATCGAAGATTCAATTGGAACAGGACCAGGCTCCTTTACACCGATTAAGTCATTGAAACCAAATTTACCTACTGGACCAGCATCACTTCCTCCACAAATTAAACCAGTAAACGAAGAACCAGATGAAGGAATTCGAATTCACGAATCACCTCGAGAACATGATAATCAGGATGATGATACCAATATAAGTGACGAGCCGTTGGATAGTCAAGAGGAAAGTGAAGAAAATATACCACGTACCGTTGCAAATCTTGCTTCTATATCAAAAACTGCTAATACTGTCTCAACAGCTCAATCGGGACAATATCGTCCTGTTTCGGGGACAGGAAGTCCAACCACTAGAGGAAGCGGATTTCCAACAGCACCGTCAGCACCAGTTCAATATCGACCGACATCAAAACCGAACAAATCAAGAAAACCGATAGACGAACCATTTAAGCAACAAGTTAAATCATCTACAAAACCAGTGAAATCATCTCAACTTTACGACACTCGTGGAAAGAAACCTGTTGCACAG ATTATAAGACGATATCGTAACGATAATTCGGATGGCTCAATCACATGGGGCTTTGAAAACGACGATGGatcatataaagaagaaataatcggTATTGATTGTATCACCAGAGGTAAATACGGTTATATCGATCCAGATGGCATTCGTCGAGAATACACGTATGAAACTGGAATCAAATGCGATGAAGAacaacgagaagaagaagagaatggATTTGTGGATTATCAAGAGAATAAATTAGTACTTCCTGATGGTAAAACTATAGATCTATCGAGCATGGGTAAGAAACAAGCTCGTAGACCTCGTTCTCTTCaaaggaattaa
- the LOC107993603 gene encoding plasmolipin, translating into MDQGFPAQHTTTTTVTTSTTTTQPNIRFDSSYIRTLPGILKIVQVVLNLLGFICITVSSYYVSRGEWFNTVAMGGFWFTGILLVFYLFHIVEKFSKIPWLKIEFLFCIIWTAFYLLAASLAVDYAKYVEAYGVAAFFGYCAMVVYGYDAWLKFQAIKNGALAQGQNTPKQVSTMTSPAY; encoded by the exons ATGGATCAAGGATTTCCAGCACAACATACTACTACTACCACTGTAACGACGAGTACGACTACAACACAACcaaatattcgattcgattcatcTTATATAAGAACATTGCCTGGAATCCTTAAAATTGTTCAAGTA gtcCTAAATCTTTTGGGATTCATATGTATTACAGTATCGTCTTATTATGTTAGCCGCGGAGAATGGTTTAACACTGTGGCTATGGGAGGTTTTTGGTTCACAGGAATATTActtgttttttatttgtttcatattgtagaaaaattctcgaaaattccttggttaaaaatt gaatttttattttgtataatttggaCTGCTTTCTATTTGCTAGCTGCTTCTCTTGCAGTTGATTATGCCAAATATGTAGAAGCTTACGGAGTAGCAGCA ttttttggATATTGTGCTATGGTAGTTTATGGTTATGATGCCTGGCTCAAGTTTCAAGCTATAAAAAATGGTGCATTAGCACAGGGACAGAACACACCAAAACAAGTGTCTACAATGACAAGTCCTGCATActaa
- the LOC108001241 gene encoding glycosylated lysosomal membrane protein A, translating into MNNVFVLLFLFITLIEIGCGTQRTLRSWLNYDCDTKCKDKNLTTVYLRADGPNDTLHYLWDFDGNPSVFLALTLPSASLNISWEDFFIKRKNSIKFTEEPIYTFGVIFNKIIEFNDKNDTAMMNITNIVDTNVIHPMFFQWDRKALIQNTEFVTLNMEGNYYNDSIMNISRYGTVKLSLIGFCSLDHSEVMPHMLHTENSTQIDIILQNIETNKTFTNSRFAIELLVAGEGNPDIPMFINPKKSLDDEHTPGIFEVVEVRTPPYKSMDNYQTEGAYLQWRPVSYTTISRDTTNSTETMQYSPLKVSNHTSAIMNSMLYCYYGDKIDDLLTQRIIVSLGTKGDGFYKKTYYSTWTFLIGYGTPPDEQFSYLVIMIISIGLGLPLIILLVIGLYLCISKLPKRNSETYLSQ; encoded by the exons atgaataatgtttttgtgttactgtttttatttattacattaatagaaATTGGATGTGGTACACAAAGAACt TTACGATCATGGCTGAATTATGACTGTGACACGAAATGTAAAGACAAAAATTTAACAACAGTTTACCTAAGAGCTGATGGCCCTAATGACACTTTACATTATTTGTGGGATTTTGATGGTAATCCATCAGTATTCTTAGCCCTTACTTTACCTTCAGCTTCATTAAACATAAGTTgggaagatttttttattaaaagaaaaaattccataaaatttacagaagaacctatttatacttttggagtaatttttaataag attatagaattcaatgataaaaatgatacagCAATGAtgaatattactaatattgtAGACACAAATGTTATACATCCCATGTTTTTTCAATGGGATCGAAAAgctttaatacaaaatactgAATTTGTTACATTAAATATGGAGGGTAACTATTACAATGATAGTATTATGAATATCAGTAGATATGGAACTGTAAAACTTTCG ttgaTAGGATTTTGTTCTCTTGATCATTCAGAAGTTATGCCTCATATGTTACATACTGAGAATTCTACTCAAATTGATATTATCCttcaaaatatagaaactAACAAAACTTTTACTAATAGTAGATTTGCAATTGAGTTATTGGTGGCAGGTGAAGGCAATCCTGATATTCCTATGTTtattaatccaaaaaaaagtTTAGATGATGAACATACACCTGGAATATTtgaa gttgTTGAAGTCAGAACACCACCTTATAAAAGTATGGATAACTACCAGACAGAGGGAGCTTATTTGCAATGGAGACCAGTTTCTTACACAACTATATCTCGAGATACAACAAATTCTACAGAAACAATGCAATATTCACCATTGAAAGTATCTAATCATACAAGTGCTATTATGAATTCtatgttatattgttattatggAGATAAAATTGACGATTTGCTCACTCAAAGAATTATTGTATCATTAGGAACAAAAGGAGatggattttataaaaaaacatattattctACATg gacATTCTTGATTGGATATGGTACACCACCTGATgaacaattttcttatttagtaattatgattatttcaatTGGTCTTGGCCTTCCGCTAATTATTTTACTCGTAATCGGATTATATCTTTGTATTTCCAAATTGCCGAAACGAAATAGTGAGACGTATTTAAGTcagtaa